The nucleotide sequence CCGAGGTCCTCGAGGAGTGCCTGAACCTGGCGCTGCAGGCGCCGACGCCCGGCAACGTCCAGGCCTGGCGCTGGCTCGTGGTGCGCGACCAGGACGCGAAGAACCGGCTCGGCGCGATCTTCCGCGAAGTCGGCGAGGCCTACCTGGCGGAACGGGCGAGTTCCGCGCCGTCGCGGGCGCTGGCCTCCGGGCGGCACTTGATCGACGTGATCGAGCGCGTCCCGGTGTTCGTGATCCCGGTCGTGGCCGGCCGCCCGGCCGGGGACAACGGGGTCGACGCGGCCTTCTACGGCGGCATCTTCCCGGCGGTGTGGAGCTTCCAGCTGGCGCTGCGCTCGCGCGGGCTGGGCTCGACGCTCACCACGTACCACCTGGCGCGGGAGGCCGAAGCCGCGGAGATCCTCGGCATCCCGGACGGCCACACGCAGGTCGGGCTGCTGCCGGTGGCCTACACGACGGTGCCGGACTTCAAGCCGGCGCCGCGCACGCCGCTGTCCGAAGTGGCTTTCCTCGACCACTGGGGCACGCCGCTCAGCTGATCCGGACGGTCGCCTCCCCGGCGTCCTCGCCGACC is from Amycolatopsis mediterranei and encodes:
- a CDS encoding nitroreductase family protein, translated to MDIDHLLSTTRAVRRKLDLDRPVEPEVLEECLNLALQAPTPGNVQAWRWLVVRDQDAKNRLGAIFREVGEAYLAERASSAPSRALASGRHLIDVIERVPVFVIPVVAGRPAGDNGVDAAFYGGIFPAVWSFQLALRSRGLGSTLTTYHLAREAEAAEILGIPDGHTQVGLLPVAYTTVPDFKPAPRTPLSEVAFLDHWGTPLS